A window of Myxococcales bacterium genomic DNA:
CGCACGGTGAGCAGATCGACCGCGGGGTCCACGAGCGCGGCGCCACGCCGCGCGTTCAGCGACGAGAGCGCCTCGACGCGCACCTCGACCGGCCCTTCCCGGAGCGCGAAGTCCTCGCCGATGCTGTGCGCGAGCTGCAGGATGAGATCCGGCTGCCCGGACATCTCGTTCTCTTGGTAGGGGGTCAGGTACCTGCGCGGGCTCACGTGCCACACCTTTCCGGTGGCCTTGCTCTTCACGAGGAACGTGGTCGAGCCGCCCTTCGCGCGCACCATCACCCGCCACGAGAAGCGCATGCCCTGCTCGTGCCAGAGGACGTTGCCGCCGTAGAGGAACGTGCGGAGCGGCATCGCGACCTGGAAGACGCAGTACGCGAGCCCGAGACCGAGGGCGAGCCGCTGGACTGTCGTGACGCGCGCGGGCGACTCCCCCGGAGTGGAGACCGCGACGGGAGGCGCGGGCGGCGCGAGGCGGGCCCGCGCGCGCACCCAGCTCACCATGTCGCGTGGCCACGACGGAGGAAAGAACACGAGCGCCGAGGCGGTCATGATCACGGGAAACATCCCGATGTCGAAGAGCGCGCGCGTGAGCGTGTGGAACGTGAGCACGACGAGGAACGCCCACGGCCGCGTGCGCTTCATCGAGAGCCAGAGCACGATCGTGGCGTCGTAAAGGAAGCCCGCCCAGCTCATGGCGAGCGGGACCCCCGGCAGCGTGAAGAGCCGCCCGAGCGCGGGCAGATCGGTGCTCGCGCCGAGCCAGATGCCCAGCGGCTGGCCGTGCACGAGCCAATCGGGTTGCGCCTTCGCGATCGACGCGAACACGTACACCACAGCGATCTGCGTGCGGAAGAGCGCGAGCCACGCGAGCGCCACCTGCGGCCGCGCCGGGCCGTTCGCGCGTCGACGGAGCCGCTGTCCGAGCCACGCGTCGACCGAGTAGGCCCGGCCCGCGGGCGACGCCGCGAAGAGCCACGCGAGCAGCGCCGCGAGGTAATAGTGGTTCAGGTACGTGGAGACGTCGATGAGCTGGATGTAGGTGAGCCCGAGCGCGAAGAGCGGCGCGGTCACGCGGTAGGCGAGCCCCGCCGCCATCGCGAGGCCGAGGGCCGAGAGCCCCCAGAAGAGCGCGTGCATGTGCCCACGCGAGAGCGGTTCGACCCACTCGAAGCCCCAATAATGGAAGCGATATCGAGGAGATACAAGGAGCTCGTCCACCCAGCCGTAGGCGAGGAAGCGCTGCATCGAGACGCCCAACGCGACCCCGAAGAGCACGCGGTACGCGGCGAGCCACGCGGCGTCGACCGGGCGCATCAGCGCGGCCTCGAGCCGGGCGAGGCCCCCACCGACGCCGGGCGAGGCGTGGTGACGGGCGAGCGAGGGAGCGGCGTGGAGCGCGGCCTCAGTCCGTGTCACTGGCGGCGCTCGCGGGCAGCTTGAGGTTGAGGGAGCTCGCCGAGCCGAAGAAGTTGGTCTTCAGGAGGTTCGCGAGCGGGCGGACTTTCAAGTAGAAATCGACGAACTGCGCCTCGGTGGCCTGCTGAAACGGGGGGAAGGCGTCGGCCGCGGCGAGCGCCGTCGCGAAGTGGGCGGCGAGGTCTCGCGCGAGACCGGGGTCGCCCACCGCGACGAGCCAGTCGTCGAAGCCGAGCCCCTCGCCCTCGGGACCGCAGCCCATGAACAGGCTCCGGAACCCGCGCAGGTTCGCGCGAACGTTCTCGACGTCGAGCCGCGCGAACGGGCTCTCGGGGATGGGCGGCGCGGTCTGGAAGCCGGCGTAGCTGCCGAGCTTGAGGTCCTTCACCTGTAGCTCGGGGTAGAGCAGCGACCAGGCGACCACGTTCAGCGCCTCTTGCTCGCTGCCGTAGCCGTCCGCCGCGAGCAGCTTCGCCTTGAAGCTCTCGCCCGTTGGGGTCCACACGGCGTGCAGCGCGGCGGCCCGCGTCGACACGTCGCGCGCGACGGCGACGGCGTAGTCGCCCTTGGCCTTCGCGAGCGCGTCCGGCGACAGCGCGGCCCACGCCGCAGCGCCCGTGGAGGAGGGGGTGCACGAGGTGTCGCGCCCGGGGTAGTGCAGCGCGTATTCGATCGCGAAGAGGCCTCGCGCGCTCGGGAACACGAGGTCGAAGCCTTGCGCGTAGCCTCGCCCCGCGATCTGGGTCTCCACCTGGCACCGGCTCGTGTCCGGCCACGGGTGGACGTACGCCCGCAGTCCGCGCCCATGGTATTTGTCGGTGACCTTCTCGGCGACGGGCCCGAACTGAAAGAGCTCGACCCCCGACCACGCGGCCATGGCCTGTCGGTAGGCGAGTTGCGCGAGCGCGCGGCTCTCGGAGGTGGCGTCCTTGGCGTCAGACGCGACCGTGAGGCTCAGCACGTGCGCGGCGTTCGCGAACGTGCACGCGTGCCACGCTGCGCAGTCGGCCGCGGCGCCGAGGAGCGCACGCTTCGAGAACGGCGCCGTCGTCGCCGGGCGCGCGCCGCACGCGAGCGGCCCCACGGGGAGCGCCGCGGCGTCCGGCGTGAGGCCGGCGTCGATGGGCGGCGGCAGCTCCGGCGTGGCTTGGGCTCCCCGCTTCGAGATCCCCGGGCGCGGGTCTTCGGTCGTGTGGCACGCGGCGAGCCCCGCGAGCCCCGCGAGGTGAAGCGCGCCCACGACGGCGAGCGTCCGAGACGCGCGCGCCGCGAGGCGGTGGCGGAGGGAGGTCATGGGGCGGTGGCTCACGGTGCCTGCGTCTCTTCGTTCGTTCGCGCCTCGTCGTCAACCGCGTCGTCAACCGCGTCGTCGGTGGCGGACGACCCCGACGACCAGGTTCTGCGGGATCGACCCGTCAGTTGCCGACCTTGAGCGTCACGAGCAGCGCCGCGTCGTTCACGGTGCTCGCAGTCGCCGCGAGGCGCTTCTTGTCTGGGGAGAGCGCCACCTTGAAGAACGGCGCCGCGTGCGTGTACTGGAGCTTGCCGCCGGTGCCGAAGGCCGTGTCCAGCGCGCCGTTCTTCGTGAAGACGAAGACGCTGGCGAAGTCGTCGTAGCAGCCCACCTGCACCGTGCGATCGTCGGCGAGGACCACGAGATCCCGGCCATTGTCGCGGAACTTGCGCGCGCCCTTTCCGGCGGCCGGGTCCTTCTCGCTCTGCACGGCGAGCGCGCCGAGCTTGCCATACGACGGATCCAGGTTATCGCGCAGCAACCCGAACGACACGAGGTCGTTCTCGAGCGTGGGGGTGTCGAGGTTCGACGCGCCGTAGCCGGTCGTCACATAGCGGCCGCCCGACTGCTTGATGACGCCGTACGCTTCCGCCGAGCCGCCCGAGGCCTGGAAAGGGTTGAACTTGGTCTGGCCCGGCGACGTCGTGCCGAAGCCAAAGGTCGCGTCGGGCGTGCCGTCGGCCTTCAGCCGAAGGAGCGCTACGCTCACGCCCGTCCCCGCGCCGAAGTCCGTGTAGCCTGCACTTAGAATCGTCCCGTCGGGCTCGACCATGCCGCGGCGGGCGTTGTCCGCGAGCGCCTTCCCGTCCACGTCGGCCGAGGTGGGCTTCCCGCCGTTGAAGGCCGGGTCGTTCGACAGATCGCTCGCGAGCAGGCGGGCCACCCAGCGGTCGGCGTCGGTGCGCTGCACGCCCGCGGCCACCACCGCGGGCGGCCCGGAGGCGAACACGACGATCTTCTCCGCGGCGCCGGAGCTGTCGAGCGCGAGCCCCCACGACCCGTACGCGGGCGTCGCGCCGGCGACCGGCCAGTTCGGGAAGTCGGCGTCCTCCCATCCAAACACGAGCGCGCGAGGCGCGCCGAACGAGTACACCCCGCCCGCGTCCTTCGTGAGCTTGGCGAGCCAGACCTTGCCGCCCGAGACGGCGTGCACGACGAAGCTGCCGTCCTTCAGCGCCAAGAGGTCGTACGACGTCTCGTCGCCGGGGATGGCCACGGTGACGACGCCGTTGGTGCCGAACGTGGGGTCGGGCCGGTTGGTGGTCTTGTCGATGCGCCACACGGCGAGCTGGCGGTCGCCCGCCACCAAGGTCGCGCCCGAGACATAGAGGTGGCCATCGGCGCCCCACACGAGGCCGTACGGGTTCAGCGCGCCCGTGAGCGGCTGCGACGACTCGGCGGCGATGGGCGCGGGAGGCGGCGCCGCGTCCGGTGGAGGGGCGCCATCGGGCGGCGAGGCATCGGCGGTCGAGGAGCCCGTGGATGACGTCGTGGTCGTCGCGGTCGCGCTCGGCGCCGCGTCGGGCGCCCCCGCGTCGGCCGGAGCCCCGGCCGTGTCGCCGCACGCGAGGAGACTCAGAGGGCCAGCGCCCAGGGCCACGAGGGCGAGCGCGAGGCCAGAGAGCGCGCGTGAAGTTGAGGTGTTCATCGTCCTGAAACGTCCTTCTGGGCGGATGCCCGTCTGCCAAGACGGTTGTAGCTTATCGATGCCGCCAATGAAAGTCGCTTTCAACAACGAGCCTAATCTTTTCCGATCCTGCCTCGGCTCAGGCGCCCGTCGCCGCCGCGGACGCCTCGCCGAAAAGAGCCGTAACATCGCGCGCGCGCGTCGCTCTTGACATTCGGGCCGCGTCAGGCGAGAGAAGCGTTCGTGACTCGCGGCGACGCGCGTCGCCCAGGTAGCTCAGTTGGTAGAGCAGGGGATTGAAAATCCCCGTGTCGGCGGTTCGATTCCGTCCCTGGGCACTTCTCGGAGCAGCCCGGCATCTCGCCTCCGGCGGCAGCGGCCCGAACTGACGATTCACCCTCCGTCGAGGCTCACGAGCCGTAGCCCGTCACGGGCGGGACACGAGCTTCCCCGACAACACCGGTCTGGTGCTCCCGTCGCGCGAGAGCCCAGCCGGCCCCACCCTCCGCATCTCGGTCCCTGAACCGCCGAGCCCCTCAGACCTTTCGGCGCGCCCGGCGCCGCCCGCGCCACGCCACGAACGCGACGAAGGGCCACGCGAGGGTCCCGCCCGAGCCCACGGCCGAGCCCACGTCGCACCCTCCGCAGCCCTGCTTCTTCGGCGCGTTGGCGTCGGCCGAGGGGCCGCCAGCGTCCACGGCAGGGCTCCCCGCGTCGACCGCCGGGACCGGCGTGGGCCCCGGAGCGCTTGAGCCGCTCGGCCCCACCCCCGACACGAGGGCGCCCGCCGCCGCGACCCCGAGCTCCGGCGCGTCGCTGCGAAGGAAAGATGCAAGTTGCATGTTTCGGGGTGCGAACGCGAGCCCCTGCGCGGGCTTTGGGCGCGTGTCGCCTTCGATCCCCGCGGGGGGGCCTCCCCAGCGACCGCGGACGGGGTTCGCGCAGGCGATGGGGCCGGTCCACGGGTGACGGACGGCGTAGCGAGCCTGGAAGTTGTTGGCGTAGTCGCTCGGGCGCGAGCGCTCCTCGAGCTTTCCGTTGGTCCCCATGAACTCGCGTCCACCCATGATGGCGGGCGCCGCGCGGAACACGAGGTCTTCGCCGAGCGACTCCTTCGTATACCGAGCGTGGAGGCGCGTGATCACGAAGCCGCTCGGCATGAAGCGCGGCCCACGCATAGGCCCTCCGGGCCGCCGCGGGCTCGGCGTCGCGCCCGGGCTGGGCTTGCCAGGGAGCGCGCCGGGCCGCGTGGGTGGAGGCGGCACGGGCGCGATCGGGCCATCGGAGTCGGCCGGGGCGAGGGCGTCGGCGCCCAACGTCGCGAGCTCGTTGTAGGTGAGCGCCGGCAGCGGGCACGGATCGCAGGTGGACGCGTCCCACGAGTACTCGGTGACGACGGCCCGCGGGTTCTTCTCGAGCGTCCGGTCGAAGAGCGCCGTGTAGA
This region includes:
- a CDS encoding DUF2330 domain-containing protein, with amino-acid sequence MKKPSVPCAAAALVALATLALPKDADAFCGFYVGGADAKLFNNATQVALMREGTRTVLSMQNNYEGPAENFALVVPVPVILQKENVKTLPKEIFDKLDKLAAPRLVEYWERDPCEVDRMRHEERARGMPRPAPPAAAGPRRSADLGVTVEAQFMVGEYEIVILSAKDAGGLDMWLRREKYSIPPGAEPYFRPYVQQGSKFFVAKVDATKVKFERGMANLSPLRFHYDSDKFALPVRLGLMNANGPQDLIVHVLAKNTRYEVANYPNVTIPTNLDVAENAKSSFGSFYTALFDRTLEKNPRAVVTEYSWDASTCDPCPLPALTYNELATLGADALAPADSDGPIAPVPPPPTRPGALPGKPSPGATPSPRRPGGPMRGPRFMPSGFVITRLHARYTKESLGEDLVFRAAPAIMGGREFMGTNGKLEERSRPSDYANNFQARYAVRHPWTGPIACANPVRGRWGGPPAGIEGDTRPKPAQGLAFAPRNMQLASFLRSDAPELGVAAAGALVSGVGPSGSSAPGPTPVPAVDAGSPAVDAGGPSADANAPKKQGCGGCDVGSAVGSGGTLAWPFVAFVAWRGRRRARRKV
- a CDS encoding HTTM domain-containing protein produces the protein MRPVDAAWLAAYRVLFGVALGVSMQRFLAYGWVDELLVSPRYRFHYWGFEWVEPLSRGHMHALFWGLSALGLAMAAGLAYRVTAPLFALGLTYIQLIDVSTYLNHYYLAALLAWLFAASPAGRAYSVDAWLGQRLRRRANGPARPQVALAWLALFRTQIAVVYVFASIAKAQPDWLVHGQPLGIWLGASTDLPALGRLFTLPGVPLAMSWAGFLYDATIVLWLSMKRTRPWAFLVVLTFHTLTRALFDIGMFPVIMTASALVFFPPSWPRDMVSWVRARARLAPPAPPVAVSTPGESPARVTTVQRLALGLGLAYCVFQVAMPLRTFLYGGNVLWHEQGMRFSWRVMVRAKGGSTTFLVKSKATGKVWHVSPRRYLTPYQENEMSGQPDLILQLAHSIGEDFALREGPVEVRVEALSSLNARRGAALVDPAVDLLTVRDGLAPARWIAPSPPGPPPPIRPVL